The genome window CTAAAGTGATCTGGATTTGATAAATTTAACAACAGAAATCTTATTTCATCCAATTGAATACGGTTACAAGTCCAGATCAGGAGGGGTTCAGATGGTAAAGAAAAAGAATTGGGTCACATTTATGCTTCTAATGCTAGTAAGTGCACTGGTACTTGCGGGCTGCGGAGGAGGAAGTAGCGCTTCAAATGGGGACAAGGAGTTAACGTTTATGTTCCGCGGTGGTACGGACGAGCAGAAAGCATACCAGGCGGTGGTCAAGAAATTCGAAGAAGATCATCCGGGTGTGAAAGTCAAAATCATTGTAACGGCTGCGGATCAATATGCAACCAAGCTGAGAGCGGCAATTACAGGCAACAGCTTGCCTGATGTATTCTACATCAATCCGGGCGATGTGAAAGCGTATGTGAACAGTAATGTACTGATGAATCTTACACCGTATGTTGAAAATAACCCGGATGTTGATCTGGATAATATCTGGAAATACGGTGTGGACTTGTACCGTTATGATGGCCAAATGTCAGGACAAGGCGACATCTACGGTATGCCGAAGGATCTGGGGCCATTTGCACTGGGATACAACAAAACTTTGTTTGAAAAAGAAGGCATTCCCTTCCCTGACAAGGATAAACCATATACATGGGAAGAGTTCATTAAAGTAAACCAGCAAGCGACCAAGGATACTAATGGGGACGGAAAACCCGATGTGTATGGTACTGGCTTCAACGTACAGTGGGCACTGCAATCCTTTGTATGGAGCAATGGCGGCGATTGGTTGGATGAGACTAAAACAAAAGTAACGATTGATGATCCGAAATTCGCGGAAGCGCTGCAATTCTTCGCGGATATGCAAAACAAATACAAAATCACACCTTCCATTGAGGAAGCGCAAACATTGGATACGTACCAACGCTGGATGAAAGGTGAGATGGCTTTCTTCCCTGTTGGACCATGGGATATGAGTACATTTGAGAAACTGCCTTTCGATTATGATTTGCTGCCATTCCCTGCGGGATCTACTGGAAAATCGGCAACGTGGATTGGATCTCTCGGAATCGGGGTATCCGCGAAAACGAAACATCCGGAAGAAGCTACTGCATTGGTGAACTACCTTACGGCTTCGAAGGAAGGCATGCAGCAACTGGTGGATGCCAAGGTACAGATTCCAAACTTGCTTGATATGGCAGACGAGTGGGCCAAAGATACATCCACGAAACCAGCCAATAAACAGGAATTCATTGATATCGTTGAGGATTACGGTCGGGCTCTGCCAGGCAATTACACATACAATGCGGAGTGGTATGACCTGTTCTTCACGGACATCCAGCCGGTATTGGATGGCAAGATTACAGCCGCAGACTATGTGAAGCAGCAACAGCCGAAAATGCAGAAGCTGCTCGATAAAGCAGTTGAACAAGAAAAGAAATCACAGAAATAGTAGATAGGTAGAGCGATGCCGGCAGAGTGCAATCATGCTGCTGGCATCATTCGTGTTGGAATTTGTGGAGTTCCATACGGGCATGTGGCATTCGTTGATCGGCAAGGTTCAATCGAAGAATGCCACATGCTGATACTAGAAACAGGGGTGAACGCCGTGATTACGAAATCGAGTTTGTATCGCAAAGAGATGCTGTACGGATATCTGTTTATTTTACCTCCGATTCTTGGATTGCTGATCTTTGTCATGTTCCCGTTCCTCTACTCCCTATATGGTTCCTTTACGGATTGGGACGGACTGGGACAGATGAATTTTATTGGTCTGGCCAACTTCAAGGATTTGCTCACGGATGACCTCTTTTACAAAGCGATGTTTAACACATTTTTCCTGATGCTTGGTATCCCGATTGGTCTGTTGTTGGCGCTATTGCTGGCAATGGGG of Paenibacillus sp. FSL R5-0517 contains these proteins:
- a CDS encoding sugar ABC transporter substrate-binding protein, translating into MVKKKNWVTFMLLMLVSALVLAGCGGGSSASNGDKELTFMFRGGTDEQKAYQAVVKKFEEDHPGVKVKIIVTAADQYATKLRAAITGNSLPDVFYINPGDVKAYVNSNVLMNLTPYVENNPDVDLDNIWKYGVDLYRYDGQMSGQGDIYGMPKDLGPFALGYNKTLFEKEGIPFPDKDKPYTWEEFIKVNQQATKDTNGDGKPDVYGTGFNVQWALQSFVWSNGGDWLDETKTKVTIDDPKFAEALQFFADMQNKYKITPSIEEAQTLDTYQRWMKGEMAFFPVGPWDMSTFEKLPFDYDLLPFPAGSTGKSATWIGSLGIGVSAKTKHPEEATALVNYLTASKEGMQQLVDAKVQIPNLLDMADEWAKDTSTKPANKQEFIDIVEDYGRALPGNYTYNAEWYDLFFTDIQPVLDGKITAADYVKQQQPKMQKLLDKAVEQEKKSQK